A portion of the Lolium rigidum isolate FL_2022 chromosome 1, APGP_CSIRO_Lrig_0.1, whole genome shotgun sequence genome contains these proteins:
- the LOC124657757 gene encoding LRR receptor-like serine/threonine-protein kinase RGI1, whose translation MRHHLIFLPVLLNLLLLFTSTSTTTASSSINTEAAFLSSWLATSPSRPPDWSLAASASPCKWSHVGCAGAGTSVTSLTFQSIHLAVPLPAGLCAALPGLVSLVVSDSNLTGGVPDDLATCRRLATLDLSSNSLSGPIPASIGDASALESLILNSNQLSGTIPEELGGLAGSLKNLLLFDNRLTGELPASLGGLRLLESLRAGGNHELTGPIPDSFSKLSNLAVLGLADTKISGALPPSLGQLKNLQTLSVYTAALSGPIPPELAGCGNLTEVYLYENALSGPLPQELGALTRLQKLLLWQNALTGPIPDSFGNLTQLVSLDISINSISGAIPASLGQLPALQDLMLSDNNLTGTIPVQLANATALVQLQLDTNELSGLIPPELGRGLSSLQVLFAWQNHLEGAIPATLASMSSLQALDLSHNRLTGVIPPGLFLLRNLTKLLLLSNDLSGVIPQEIGKAASLVRLRLGGNRIAGEIPAAVGGMKSIVFLDLGSNRLAGAVPAQLGDCSQLQMLDLSNNTLTGSLPESLAGVHGLQEIDVSHNQLIGAVPDAFGRLGALSRLVLAGNRLSGTIPAALGRCSALELLDLSDNRLSGGIPDELCSLTGLDIALNLSRNGLTGTIPARISELSKLSVLDLSYNALAGGLTSLAGLDNLVTLNVSHNNLSGYLPDTKLFRELTPSSLAGNAGLCTKGGDVCFVGVDGRTSASNGEGQRAHRLKLAIALLVTATVAMVLGIIGILRARRMGGKGDGGGGGGSSDSEAGSGGDLRWPWQFTPFQKVSFSVDQVVRSLVDANIIGKGVSGVVYRVSLDSGETIAVKKLWPATTAAAAASKDAGRDSFSAEVRTLGSIRHKNIVRFLGCCWNRSTRLLMYDYMANGSLGAVLHERGGGAQLEWDVRYRIVLGSAQGLAYLHHGCSPPIVHRDIKANNILIGLDFEAYIADFGLAKLVDDVAADFGRSSNTVAGSYGYIAPEYGYMLKITAKSDVYSYGVVVLEVLTGKQPIDPTIPDGLHVVDWVRRHKGGLSGVLDPALRGRSDGEVEEMLQVMGVALLCVSPMPDERPTMKDVAAMLKEIRLEREEYAKVDVLLLKGGGNGGSLTNNATVPKATSTSSTPPCRQGPGSSTCNSNSSSFSAVYPSSKAKSPFD comes from the exons ATGCGGCACCACCTCATCTTCCTCCCAGTCCTACTCAACCTCCTCCTCCTattcacctccacctccaccaccaccgcctcctctTCCATCAACACAGAggccgccttcctctcctcatGGCTGGCCACATCGCCGTCCCGGCCGCCGGACTGGTCCCTGGCGGCGTCGGCGTCCCCGTGCAAGTGGTCGCACGTCGGGTGCGCCGGCGCCGGAACCTCCGTCACGTCGCTCACCTTCCAGTCCATCCACCTCGCCGTGCCGCTTCCCGCCGGCCTCTGCGCCGCGCTGCCAGGGCTCGTCAGCCTCGTCGTCTCTGACTCCAACCtcaccggcggcgtgccagatgaCCTGGCCACGTGCCGCCGCCTCGCCACGCTTGACCTCAGCAGCAACTCCCTCTCGGGCCCTATCCCCGCGTCGATCGGCGACGCGTCGGCGCTTGAGTCTTTGATCCTTAACTCCAACCAGCTCTCCGGTACGATTCCAGAGGAGCTCGGCGGCCTCGCGGGGTCTTTGAAAAACCTGCTGCTCTTCGACAACCGGCTCACCGGCGAGCTCCCGGCGTCGCTCGGCGGGCTGCGGCTGCTCGAGTCCCTCCGCGCAGGCGGCAACCACGAACTCACCGGCCCGATCCCCGACTCCTTCTCCAAGCTGTCGAACCTCGCCGTGCTCGGTCTCGCCGACACCAAGATTTCCGGTGCGCTCCCGCCGTCGCTAGGCCAGCTTAAAAACCTGCAGACGTTGTCCGTTTACACCGCCGCGCTCTCCGGCCCCATCCCGCCGGAGCTCGCGGGGTGTGGCAACCTCACTGAGGTGTACCTCTACGAGAACGCCCTCTCCGGTCCGCTCCCGCAAGAGCTGGGCGCGCTGACACGCCTGCAGAAGCTGCTGCTGTGGCAGAACGCGCTGACGGGCCCCATCCCGGACAGCTTCGGCAACCTCACGCAGCTCGTCTCACTCGACATCTCCATCAACTCCATCTCGGGCGCCATCCCGGCGTCGCTCGGCCAGCTGCCGGCGCTGCAGGACCTCATGCTCAGCGACAACAACCTCACCGGCACCATCCCAGTGCAGCTCGCTAACGCGACGGCGCTCGTGCAGCTGCAGCTCGACACCAACGAGCTCTCCGGCCTCATCCCGCCAGAGCTCGGCCGGGGCCTGTCCAGCCTGCAGGTGTTGTTCGCGTGGCAGAACCACCTCGAGGGCGCCATCCCGGCCACGCTCGCGTCCATGTCCAGCCTCCAGGCGCTCGACCTCTCGCACAATCGCCTCACTGGCGTCATACCGCCGGGGCTCTTCTTGCTGCGCAACCTCACCAAGCTGCTCCTCCTCTCAAACGACCTCTCCGGCGTTATACCGCAGGAGATTGGGAAGGCGGCGAGCCTCGTGCGGCTTAGGCTCGGCGGCAACCGAATCGCTGGGGAGATCCCCGCCGCCGTGGGCGGGATGAAGAGCATCGTGTTCCTCGACCTTGGCAGCAACCGCCTCGCAGGCGCCGTGCCCGCACAGCTCGGCGACTGCTCGCAGCTCCAGATGCTCGACCTGAGCAACAACACGCTCACCGGGTCCCTGCCAGAGTCGCTCGCTGGCGTGCACGGTCTGCAAGAGATCGACGTCTCACACAACCAGCTGATCGGCGCCGTGCCGGACGCGTTCGGGAGGCTGGGGGCGCTAAGCCGTCTTGTCCTCGCCGGCAACAGGCTGTCGGGGACGATACCGGCGGCGCTCGGGCGGTGCAGCGCTCTGGAACTCCTTGACCTCAGCGACAACCGCCTCTCCGGCGGCATCCCCGACGAGCTCTGCAGCCTCACCGGCCTCGACATCGCCCTGAATCTGAGCCGTAACGGCCTCACCGGCACGATTCCGGCGAGGATATCAGAGCTGAGCAAGCTGTCCGTGCTCGACCTGTCCTACAACGCGCTCGCGGGCGGCCTCACGTCGCTCGCCGGGCTGGACAACCTGGTGACCCTGAACGTGTCTCACAACAACCTCTCGGGGTACCTCCCCGACACAAAGCTCTTCCGGGAGCTCACGCCATCCAGCCTCGCCGGCAACGCTGGGCTGTGCACCAAAGGCGGCGACGTGTGCTTCGTCGGCGTGGATGGGAGGACGAGTGCGAGCAACGGCGAGGGGCAGCGCGCGCATCGGCTGAAGCTCGCCATCGCGCTGTTGGtgacggcgacggtggcgatggTGCTCGGGATAATCGGCATACTGAGAGCTCGCAGGATGGGCGGGAAAGGTGacggtgggggcgggggcgggagcAGCGACTCGGAGGCGGGCAGCGGTGGTGACCTGAGGTGGCCGTGGCAGTTCACGCCATTCCAGAAGGTGAGCTTCTCGGTGGACCAGGTGGTGCGCAGCCTCGTGGACGCCAACATCATTGGCAAGGGCGTCTCCGGCGTGGTGTACCGCGTGAGCCTCGACTCCGGCGAGACCATCGCCGTGAAGAAGCTCTGGCCCGCCAccactgctgccgccgccgcgtccaAGGACGCTGGCCGGGATTCGTTCTCGGCGGAGGTACGCACGCTGGGCTCCATCCGGCACAAGAACATCGTGCGCTTCCTGGGCTGCTGCTGGAACCGGAGCACGCGGCTGCTCATGTACGACTACATGGCAAACGGCAGCCTCGGCGCCGTGCTCCACGAGCGCGGCGGAGGCGCGCAGCTGGAGTGGGACGTCCGGTACCGGATTGTGCTCGGGTCTGCGCAGGGCCTCGCGTACCTCCACCACGGCTGCTCACCGCCGATCGTCCACCGCGACATTAAGGCGAACAACATCCTTATCGGACTTGACTTCGAGGCCTACATCGCCGACTTCGGCCTCGCCAAGCTCGTCGACGACGTCGCCGCCGACTTCGGCCGCTCCTCCAACACCGTGGCCGGCTCCTACGGCTACATTGCTCCCG AGTACGGGTACATGCTGAAGATCACTGCAAAGAGCGACGTGTACAGCTACGGGGTGGTGGTGCTGGAGGTGCTAACAGGGAAGCAGCCGATCGACCCGACGATCCCCGACGGACTGCACGTCGTGGACTGGGTGCGGCGGCACAAGGGCGGCCTCTCCGGCGTGCTCGACCCGGCGCTCCGGGGGCGGTCCGACGGGGAGGTGGAGGAGATGCTGCAGGTCATGGGCGTGGCCCTGCTCTGCGTCAGCCCGATGCCCGACGAACGGCCGACGATGAAGGACGTGGCCGCCATGCTCAAGGAGATCCGGCTCGAGCGGGAGGAGTACGCCAAGGTCGACGTGCTCCTGCTCAAGGGCGGCGGCAATGGCGGGTCGCTGACGAACAATGCCACAGTGCCGAAGGCGACGTCGACGTCTAGCACGCCGCCGTGCCGGCAGGGTCCCGGGAGCAGCACctgcaacagcaacagcagcagttTCTCTGCCGTCTACCCCTCGTCAAAGGCCAAATCTCCATTTGATTGA